One Lycium barbarum isolate Lr01 chromosome 5, ASM1917538v2, whole genome shotgun sequence genomic window carries:
- the LOC132641538 gene encoding uncharacterized protein LOC132641538 produces the protein MAESTQAIKRSREEYQETEIQENNDNTKRPKSSYNDILSILEEEEYGFESDPVSGSDIFSTLQQELMPNDGFGSDPVDESDPATTGSGKEYEEDDRSSVIRHLLEASDDELGIPSGDGLINGSDLTVVEENENGNENETDGGDFPFAISDGLWEFEDEAANYYSLLQSELFM, from the coding sequence atggcTGAGTCTACACAAGCAATTAAACGTTCAAGAGAAGAATATCAAGaaactgaaattcaagaaaataacGATAATACAAAGCGCCCCAAGTCATCATATAATGACATCCTATCCATTCTTGAGGAAGAAGAATACGGGTTTGAGTCCGACCCGGTTTCAGGATCCGACATTTTCAGCACTCTTCAACAAGAGCTCATGCCAAATGATGGGTTCGGGTCTGACCCTGTAGATGAGTCCGACCCGGCTACAACCGGGTCGGGTAAAGAATATGAGGAAGATGATAGAAGTAGTGTTATTAGACACCTTCTAGAAGCTTCTGATGATGAGCTAGGTATACCAAGTGGTGATGGATTAATCAACGGTTCAGATTTAACGGTTGTTGAAGAAAATGAAAATGGAAATGAAAATGAAACCGACGGTGGAGATTTTCCGTTTGCTATATCTGATGGTTTATGGGAGTTTGAAGATGAAGCTGCTAATTATTATTCTTTGTTACAATCTGAACTTTTCATGTAG